The following proteins are co-located in the Apium graveolens cultivar Ventura chromosome 5, ASM990537v1, whole genome shotgun sequence genome:
- the LOC141659215 gene encoding heavy metal-associated isoprenylated plant protein 33-like: protein MSKEEFLKIQTCVLKVNIHCDGCKHKVKKILQKIEGVYKISIDSEQGKVSVSGSVDAATLIKKLTKNGKHAEIWGSPKSNNNNNNNNNNNNNNGNKNQLNNQMKNMQIDNGKGGNNKGQQQPQKGGNNQQQPQKGGVQMPTQQQLQQLQQMKGFQDMKLPPQFKDMKMPPSFGKEPNQKAMKLNLPEDDDFSDDEFDDDDDYDDEDDYDDDDLEDDLEDAPPTNKMKPMMMGQGGGGKMPPNMMMNGMKPGQLPPNLMKGPPPGGNNGGNGSGNGGKKGGGGGNIPVQMNGNGGKKGGGGGGNNGGNQNQGGGGAPKNGGGKPNGGGGGAGGGQNKNGGGGGGGPPGGNNMNGNANGGKKVVMNEGVHVMPNMMGMSGGGSNVGHIGSLPMNQMGQMGNMSMGQMSNMQAAAAVQGLPAAAMNAGAPGGYFPAAGGPPQAMGGGNPYYQQQMAAMMNQQRANGNEGFHPMMYARPPPAVNYMPPHPYYPYQQPPSDPYTNYFNDENTSSCNVM, encoded by the exons ATGAGTAAAGAAGAGTTCTTGAAGATCCAG ACTTGTGTCCTCAAAGTTAACATACACTGTGATGGATGTAAGCATAAAGTCAAGAAAATCTTGCAGAAAATTGAAG GTGTTTACAAAATCTCGATAGACTCGGAACAGGGAAAGGTTTCAGTTTCTGGTAGTGTAGATGCAGCTACACTGATCAAGAAACTTACAAAGAATGGAAAACATGCTGAGATTTGGGGTTCTCCAAaatccaacaacaacaacaacaacaacaataataataataataataatggtAATAAAAACCAGCTGAATAATCAGATGAAAAATATGCAAATTGACAATGGGAAAGGGGGAAATAACAAGGGGCAGCAGCAGCCTCAGAAAGGTGGGAATAACCAGCAGCAGCCTCAGAAGGGTGGTGTGCAGATGCCTACACAGCAACAATTGCAGCAGTTGCAGCAAATGAAAGGGTTTCAGGATATGAAGCTGCCACCTCAGTTTAAGGACATGAAGATGCCTCCGTCTTTCGGGAAGGAACCGAATCAGAAGGCGATGAAGCTTAATTTGCCGGAGGATGATGATTTTAGTGATGATGAGTTTGACGATGATGATGATTACGATGATGAGGATGATTATGATGATGACGATCTAGAGGATGATTTGGAGGATGCTCCTCCAACTAATAAGATGAAACCTATGATGATGGGTCAAGGGGGTGGAGGAAAGATGCCACCGAATATGATGATGAATGGAATGAAGCCTGGACAGCTTCCGCCAAACCTCATGAAAGGTCCTCCTCCTGGTGGTAATAACGGAGGAAATGGCAGTGGTAATGGGGGAAAGAAAGGCGGCGGTGGTGGAAATATTCCTGTTCAAATGAATGGTAATGGTGGAAAGAAAGGTGGTGGTGGAGGCGGAAATAATGGAGGCAATCAGAATCAAGGTGGTGGTGGGGCACCAAAGAATGGTGGTGGCAAGCCTAATGGTGGAGGTGGGGGAGCAGGTGGTGGTCAAAACAAGAATGGTGGAGGAGGTGGTGGTGGACCTCCTGGTGGTAACAACATGAATGGTAATGCTAATGGAGGAAAGAAGGTTGTGATGAATGAAGGTGTACATGTTATGCCTAATATGATGGGCATGAGTGGTGGTGGGAGTAATGTAGGCCACATTGGTAGTTTGCCTATGAATCAGATGGGTCAAATGGGTAACATGTCAATGGGGCAGATGAGTAATATGCAAGCAGCAGCAGCTGTTCAAGGCCTCCCTGCTGCGGCGATGAATGCTGGTGCTCCTGGTGGGTACTTCCCAGCTGCTGGAGGCCCTCCTCAAGCAATGGGCGGAGGAAACCCCTACTACCAGCAACAAATGGCAGCAATGATGAACCAGCAACGTGCAAACGGAAACGAAGGGTTCCATCCAATGATGTATGCAAGACCTCCTCCGGCCGTGAATTACATGCCACCCCATCCTTACTACCCATACCAGCAACCACCTTCTGATCCATACACCAACTACTTCAATGATGAAAACACCTCAAGCTGCAATGTTATGTGA